The following proteins come from a genomic window of Sulfitobacter indolifex:
- the mfd gene encoding transcription-repair coupling factor produces MNDPRNITLSGVPEGFDARAILDEIAKGGQPVAHVARDDKRMAAMQAALRFYAPDMPVFTFPSWDCLPYDRVSPNADISAQRMATLAALVHGMPDQFVLLTTLNAASQRIPARDTLRDAAFAARVGSRIDEKALRHFLVRMGFVQSPTVMEPGDYAVRGGIIDIYPPGDLGPVRLDLFGDVLDGARRFDPATQRTTEKLDLVELAPVSEVILDDAAITRFRQNYRIEFGAAGTDDPLYEAISAGRKHQGAEHWLAFFHDNLETLFDYLPKATITLDDQLTPMRLARWDTIADQYETRQLAMKTRSKMDSVYKPAPPEGLYLTDDAWEAALVGRRVIQFNPLPQPTGPGVLDAGARIGRNFAPERQQESISLFGALASQIKAKLEVGPVLIASYSDGARERLTGLIEDEGLAEAIPVTDATRIGKRGLHLAVWALEHGFEAPGMTVISEQDVLGDRLIRAPKRKRRAENFLTEAQSLSPGDLVVHVDHGIGRYHGMEVVTAAGAAHECLVLEYAEQSKLYLPVENIELLSRYGHDEGLLDKLGGGAWQSKKAKLKERIREMADKLIRIAAERALRKAPVLDPPPGMWDAFSARFPYTETDDQLRAIGDVVDDLTSGNPMDRLICGDVGFGKTEVAMRAAFVAAMSGVQVAVIAPTTLLARQHYKSFAERFRGFPIEVRQLSRFVSAKEATATRDGMAKGTVDIVIGTHALLAKGIRFKDLGLLVIDEEQHFGVSHKERLKSLRTDIHVLTLTATPIPRTLQLSLTGVRDLSVIGTPPVDRLSIRTYVSEFDAVTIREALLREHYRGGQSFYVVPRLSDLREIEDFLQAQLPELSYVVAHGQMAPGELDDRMNAFYDGKFDVLLATTIVESGLDIPTANTMVVHRADMFGLAQLYQIRGRVGRSKTRAYAYLTTKPRAKLTDTAQKRLRVLGSLDTLGAGFTLASQDLDIRGAGNLLGEEQSGQMRDVGFELYQSMLEEAIAKIRAGEMEGLSEADEQWAPQINLGVPVLIPEDYVPDLDVRLGLYRRLSELSTKVELEGFAAELIDRFGKLPKEVNTLMLVVRIKAMCKRAGIAKLDGGPKGATIQFHNDKFASPEGLVQFIQDQRGLAKVKDNKIVVRRDWKSDADKIKGAFAIARDLAEHVIAKEKLAKKAKAKG; encoded by the coding sequence ATGAACGATCCGCGCAATATCACCCTCTCCGGCGTTCCCGAAGGCTTTGATGCCCGCGCCATCCTTGATGAAATCGCCAAGGGCGGCCAGCCGGTGGCCCATGTGGCGCGCGATGACAAGCGGATGGCCGCGATGCAGGCCGCCCTGCGGTTTTACGCGCCTGATATGCCGGTCTTCACTTTCCCAAGCTGGGATTGCCTGCCCTATGACCGCGTCTCGCCCAATGCTGATATCTCTGCGCAGCGCATGGCGACTTTGGCGGCGCTGGTGCATGGGATGCCGGATCAGTTTGTCCTGCTGACGACGCTGAATGCTGCGAGCCAGCGTATCCCTGCGCGCGACACATTGCGCGATGCGGCCTTTGCGGCGCGGGTGGGCAGCCGTATCGACGAGAAAGCCCTGCGTCATTTTCTGGTACGGATGGGTTTTGTGCAAAGCCCCACGGTGATGGAGCCGGGCGACTACGCGGTGCGCGGCGGGATTATCGACATTTACCCGCCCGGGGATCTTGGCCCGGTGCGGCTCGACCTTTTCGGCGATGTGCTGGACGGCGCGCGGCGCTTTGATCCGGCGACGCAGCGGACAACGGAAAAGCTTGATCTGGTCGAACTGGCCCCGGTCAGCGAAGTGATTTTGGACGACGCGGCAATCACCCGCTTCCGGCAGAACTACCGCATCGAATTTGGCGCGGCAGGTACCGATGATCCGCTGTATGAAGCGATCAGCGCCGGGCGCAAACATCAGGGCGCGGAGCATTGGCTGGCGTTCTTCCACGACAATCTAGAGACGCTGTTTGATTACCTGCCCAAGGCCACGATCACGCTGGACGATCAACTGACGCCCATGCGCCTCGCGCGGTGGGACACGATTGCCGACCAATATGAGACGCGGCAACTGGCGATGAAAACGCGCTCTAAGATGGACAGCGTCTATAAACCTGCGCCGCCCGAAGGGCTTTACCTAACCGATGACGCTTGGGAAGCAGCGCTGGTTGGGCGTCGGGTGATCCAATTCAACCCATTGCCGCAGCCGACAGGACCGGGCGTCTTAGACGCAGGGGCACGGATCGGGCGCAACTTTGCGCCGGAGCGTCAGCAGGAATCTATCAGCCTTTTCGGCGCTTTGGCGTCTCAAATTAAAGCAAAGCTTGAAGTTGGGCCGGTGCTGATTGCCAGCTATTCTGACGGCGCGCGGGAACGGCTGACGGGGCTGATCGAAGACGAAGGTCTGGCCGAAGCAATCCCGGTGACAGATGCCACGCGGATCGGCAAACGCGGGCTGCATTTGGCCGTCTGGGCGCTGGAGCATGGGTTCGAAGCGCCGGGGATGACGGTGATCTCTGAGCAGGATGTGCTGGGTGATCGGCTGATCCGCGCACCGAAACGCAAGCGCCGGGCCGAGAACTTCTTGACCGAAGCGCAAAGCCTCAGCCCCGGCGATCTGGTGGTTCATGTGGACCACGGTATCGGGCGCTATCATGGCATGGAAGTGGTGACCGCTGCGGGCGCTGCACATGAATGCCTCGTCTTGGAATATGCCGAGCAATCAAAGCTTTATCTGCCTGTAGAGAACATTGAACTGCTGTCGCGTTACGGCCATGACGAAGGGCTGCTGGACAAGCTCGGCGGTGGCGCGTGGCAGTCGAAAAAGGCCAAACTCAAAGAGCGCATCCGCGAGATGGCCGACAAGCTTATCCGCATCGCCGCCGAACGCGCGCTGCGCAAAGCGCCGGTGCTCGACCCGCCTCCGGGCATGTGGGACGCATTCTCGGCCCGGTTCCCTTATACCGAGACCGACGACCAGCTGCGCGCCATTGGCGATGTGGTGGATGACCTGACCAGCGGCAACCCGATGGACCGTCTGATTTGCGGCGATGTGGGCTTTGGTAAAACCGAAGTCGCCATGCGCGCGGCCTTTGTTGCGGCGATGTCGGGCGTTCAGGTCGCGGTGATCGCGCCGACGACGCTGCTTGCCCGGCAGCACTACAAAAGCTTTGCCGAACGCTTCCGCGGTTTTCCGATTGAAGTGCGCCAACTGAGCCGTTTCGTCTCGGCAAAGGAGGCGACGGCGACGCGCGACGGTATGGCTAAAGGCACGGTTGATATCGTCATTGGCACCCATGCGCTGCTCGCCAAAGGCATTCGGTTCAAGGATCTTGGCCTGTTGGTGATTGACGAAGAACAGCATTTTGGGGTGAGTCATAAGGAACGGCTTAAGTCCCTGCGGACCGACATCCATGTGCTGACCCTGACCGCCACTCCGATTCCGCGCACCTTGCAGCTGTCGCTGACCGGCGTGCGCGATCTGTCGGTTATCGGCACGCCGCCTGTCGATCGTCTGTCGATCCGTACCTATGTGAGCGAGTTCGACGCGGTGACGATCCGCGAGGCGCTTTTGCGCGAGCATTATCGAGGCGGGCAGAGTTTCTACGTCGTGCCCCGCCTCAGCGACCTGCGCGAGATTGAGGATTTCTTGCAGGCGCAATTGCCAGAGCTTTCTTATGTCGTCGCCCACGGGCAGATGGCACCGGGCGAGTTGGATGATCGGATGAACGCCTTCTACGATGGTAAATTCGACGTTCTATTGGCGACGACGATTGTCGAATCCGGGCTCGATATCCCGACCGCCAACACGATGGTTGTGCACCGTGCCGATATGTTCGGTCTGGCGCAGCTCTATCAAATCCGGGGCCGCGTGGGCCGCTCGAAAACCCGCGCCTATGCGTACCTCACGACCAAGCCGCGCGCCAAGCTGACGGATACGGCCCAGAAACGTTTGCGGGTGTTGGGCAGCCTCGACACGCTCGGTGCGGGCTTTACGCTGGCGTCCCAAGACCTTGATATTCGCGGGGCGGGCAACCTCTTGGGCGAAGAGCAGTCGGGCCAGATGCGCGATGTGGGTTTTGAGCTGTACCAGTCGATGCTGGAAGAGGCGATTGCCAAAATCCGGGCGGGTGAGATGGAAGGCCTCAGCGAGGCCGATGAGCAATGGGCGCCGCAGATTAACCTTGGCGTGCCGGTGTTGATCCCCGAAGACTATGTGCCTGATCTCGATGTGCGGCTTGGCCTCTACCGCCGCCTCAGCGAGCTGTCGACTAAGGTGGAGCTTGAAGGCTTTGCCGCCGAATTGATCGACCGGTTCGGCAAACTGCCGAAAGAGGTTAACACGCTGATGCTGGTGGTGCGGATCAAGGCGATGTGCAAACGCGCCGGGATCGCTAAACTTGATGGCGGGCCAAAGGGCGCGACAATCCAGTTCCACAATGACAAATTCGCCTCGCCGGAGGGGCTGGTGCAGTTCATTCAGGATCAGCGCGGGTTGGCCAAAGTGAAAGACAACAAGATCGTCGTGCGCCGCGATTGGAAGTCGGATGCGGATAAGATCAAAGGCGCCTTTGCCATCGCGCGTGACCTTGCCGAACATGTGATCGCCAAGGAAAAACTTGCGAAGAAGGCCAAAGCCAAGGGCTAA